The following proteins are encoded in a genomic region of Micromonospora olivasterospora:
- a CDS encoding DUF4291 domain-containing protein has protein sequence MSVPQRQIRAVYTAETITVYQAYAPEIALPALAAGRFVAPFRRERMTWIKPSFRWMMYRCGWGTKPGQERVLAIEITRAGFEWALLRACLSHYDAHHHASRQAWSAQLRASPVRVQWDPERSLRLRPLSHRSLQVGLSSEAVDRYVDDWTVRITDVTPTARAISALLRDGDDGAAAAMLPPERPYPLPEQVAAVVGAGIGRVDADE, from the coding sequence GTGTCAGTCCCGCAGCGGCAGATCCGCGCCGTGTACACCGCCGAGACGATCACCGTGTACCAGGCGTACGCGCCGGAGATCGCGCTGCCGGCGCTGGCCGCCGGCCGGTTCGTCGCGCCGTTCAGGCGGGAACGGATGACGTGGATCAAGCCGTCGTTCCGGTGGATGATGTACCGCTGCGGCTGGGGCACCAAGCCCGGCCAGGAGCGCGTGCTGGCGATCGAGATCACCCGCGCCGGGTTCGAGTGGGCCCTCCTGCGCGCGTGCCTGAGCCACTATGACGCGCACCACCACGCGAGCCGGCAGGCCTGGAGCGCGCAGTTGAGGGCCAGCCCGGTCCGGGTGCAGTGGGACCCGGAACGCTCCCTGCGCCTGCGGCCGTTGTCCCACCGGTCGCTACAGGTGGGGCTGAGCAGCGAGGCCGTCGACCGGTACGTCGACGACTGGACGGTCCGCATCACCGACGTCACCCCGACCGCGCGCGCCATCAGCGCCCTGCTGCGCGACGGGGACGACGGCGCGGCCGCCGCGATGCTGCCGCCGGAGCGGCCCTACCCGCTGCCGGAGCAGGTCGCGGCCGTCGTCGGCGCCGGCATCGGGCGGGTCGACGCCGATGAGTGA
- a CDS encoding calcium:proton antiporter, giving the protein MAALLRSRVTDWTVVVPLLAVLVLALTWGRELPPVLVAVVAAFLAGAVLAAVHHAEVVAHKVGEPFGSLVLAVAVTVIEVALIVTLMISGGDKAQALARDTVFAAVMITCNGILGLSLLLGALRRRVAVFNPEGTGGALATVTTLATLSLVVPTFTTSRPGPQFTPAQLAFAAVASLALYGLFVLVQTGRHRDYFLPVTADGTVVDADGDGHADPPSTKAALASLALLLVALVAVVGDAKSVSPAIEAGVSAANLPQAFVGVVIALLVLLPETLAAARAARRDRVQISLNLALGSAMASIGLTIPAIALASIWLDGPLLLGLGGTQLALLALTVVTGVLTVVPGRATLLQGGVHLVLLAAFVFLAASP; this is encoded by the coding sequence ATGGCTGCCCTGCTCCGCTCCCGCGTGACCGACTGGACCGTCGTCGTACCCCTGCTCGCCGTGCTGGTGTTGGCACTGACGTGGGGTCGGGAACTGCCCCCGGTGCTCGTGGCGGTCGTGGCGGCGTTCCTCGCGGGGGCGGTGCTGGCGGCGGTCCACCACGCGGAGGTGGTCGCCCACAAGGTGGGCGAGCCGTTCGGGTCGCTGGTGCTGGCCGTCGCGGTGACGGTGATCGAGGTCGCCCTGATCGTCACCCTCATGATCAGCGGCGGGGACAAGGCGCAGGCGCTGGCCCGGGACACCGTCTTCGCCGCGGTGATGATCACCTGCAACGGCATCCTCGGGCTGTCCCTGCTGCTGGGCGCGCTGCGCCGCCGGGTGGCCGTGTTCAACCCGGAGGGCACCGGCGGGGCCCTGGCCACCGTCACCACCCTGGCCACCCTCAGCCTCGTGGTGCCGACCTTCACCACCAGCCGGCCCGGGCCGCAGTTCACCCCGGCCCAGCTCGCCTTCGCCGCCGTCGCCTCCCTGGCCCTGTACGGGCTGTTCGTGCTGGTGCAGACCGGCCGGCACCGGGACTACTTCCTCCCGGTGACCGCCGACGGGACGGTGGTCGACGCCGACGGCGACGGGCACGCCGACCCGCCGTCCACCAAGGCGGCCCTGGCCAGCCTGGCGTTGCTGCTGGTCGCGCTGGTCGCCGTGGTCGGCGACGCGAAGTCGGTGTCCCCGGCGATCGAGGCCGGGGTGTCCGCCGCGAACCTGCCGCAGGCGTTCGTCGGCGTGGTCATCGCCCTGCTGGTGCTGCTGCCCGAGACCCTGGCCGCGGCGCGCGCCGCCCGCCGGGACCGGGTGCAGATCAGCCTCAACCTGGCCCTCGGCTCGGCGATGGCCAGCATCGGGCTGACGATCCCCGCGATCGCCCTGGCGTCGATCTGGCTCGACGGGCCGCTGCTGCTCGGCCTCGGCGGCACCCAGCTGGCCCTGCTGGCGCTGACCGTCGTCACCGGGGTGCTGACCGTGGTGCCGGGCCGGGCCACCCTGCTGCAGGGCGGCGTGCACCTGGTGCTGCTCGCCGCGTTCGTCTTCCTCGCCGCGAGCCCCTGA
- a CDS encoding ABC transporter permease gives MFRATLKSLLARKVRLILSGLAVVLGVMFVSGAFVLTDTLGRSFDAVFADAYAEVDVNVAGKPKIAVNEAEGEQVAPAFPASVVDRVRAVPGVASATGVIAADGARLIGSNGKAITSFGPPQLGENWTGESELLELRQGRAPRADDEIVVNVALAEAAKVKVGDRVGALTAFESKRRDFTLVGVFGYSGDRDSMGGANEIMFTTPAAQRLMLDKPDTFNSVVVRAADGVRPEALRDQVAGALGPEYEVKTGEQLSADSSAGLKEGLAFFNKILLGFAAVALLVGTFLILNTFSIIVAQRTRELALMRAIGASGRQIIGSVVLEALAVGLVAAVLGLGAGVGVGALLAFLFGRFAGGLPLAGVGVPPVAVVSAFAVGMVITVVAALLPALRAARIPPIAAMQDVAAPDRPLTKITVSGAVVTAAGGGLLALGLTGNAGGNALSVILGGVLLSFVGMALLTPLISRPVVSLLGALFAWSVPGRLGRLNSGRNPRRTAITAAALMVGIALVTGVTVILGSAKSSIAAQAEDTVDAQLVVSGAQTGPRLPTFDPAVVDRAAALPGVNAAVGAYNDLAYVDGDLTYVNAVTDLAAMAKIYHTTPQSGTVAPLRPDQVALSVSGAEKLRKSVGDRLTVQFARGEGQQAYTVTAILPDDRTIGSILLPKEAAVAFTNPQPFSALVQLTPGTPVSQVQPQLEALVADSPEVSVVDRASYIEQQTSGFDTLLTMIQILLALAIVIAVLGIVNTLALSVLERTRELGLLRAIGLRRAQTMRMITVEAVVISVFGALLGVAVGTGLGAAVVEALKDEGITDLVLPWNQMGLFLGLAALVGVVAAALPAIRAARINVLGAIAHD, from the coding sequence ATGTTCCGGGCGACCCTCAAGAGCCTGCTGGCGCGCAAGGTGCGCCTGATCCTCTCCGGCCTCGCCGTCGTGCTCGGCGTCATGTTCGTCTCCGGCGCCTTCGTGCTCACCGACACCCTCGGCCGCTCCTTCGACGCGGTGTTCGCCGACGCGTACGCCGAGGTCGACGTGAACGTCGCCGGGAAGCCGAAGATCGCGGTGAACGAGGCCGAGGGCGAGCAGGTGGCACCCGCCTTCCCCGCCTCGGTGGTGGATCGGGTCCGCGCCGTTCCCGGGGTGGCCAGTGCCACCGGTGTGATCGCCGCCGACGGCGCCCGGCTCATCGGCAGCAACGGCAAGGCGATCACCTCGTTCGGGCCGCCCCAGCTCGGGGAGAACTGGACCGGCGAGAGCGAGCTGCTGGAGCTGCGGCAGGGCCGCGCGCCGCGGGCCGACGACGAGATCGTCGTCAACGTGGCGCTGGCCGAGGCCGCCAAGGTGAAGGTGGGCGACCGGGTCGGGGCGCTGACCGCGTTCGAGTCCAAGCGCCGCGACTTCACCCTGGTCGGCGTCTTCGGTTACAGCGGCGACCGGGACTCCATGGGCGGGGCGAACGAGATCATGTTCACCACCCCGGCGGCGCAGCGGCTGATGCTCGACAAGCCCGACACCTTCAACAGCGTCGTCGTGCGCGCCGCCGACGGGGTCCGGCCGGAGGCGCTGCGCGACCAGGTGGCCGGCGCGCTCGGCCCCGAGTACGAGGTCAAGACCGGCGAGCAGCTGTCCGCCGACTCGTCGGCCGGCCTGAAGGAGGGCCTGGCCTTCTTCAACAAGATCCTGCTCGGCTTCGCCGCCGTGGCGCTGCTCGTCGGCACCTTCCTGATCCTCAACACCTTCTCGATCATCGTGGCGCAGCGGACCCGGGAGTTGGCGCTGATGCGGGCGATCGGGGCCAGCGGGCGGCAGATCATCGGCTCGGTGGTGTTGGAGGCGCTCGCCGTCGGACTGGTCGCCGCGGTCCTCGGCCTCGGCGCGGGCGTCGGGGTGGGCGCGCTGCTGGCGTTCCTCTTCGGCAGGTTCGCCGGTGGGCTGCCCCTGGCCGGCGTCGGCGTGCCGCCGGTCGCGGTCGTCAGCGCGTTCGCCGTCGGCATGGTGATCACGGTGGTGGCCGCGCTGCTGCCGGCGCTGCGGGCCGCCCGCATCCCGCCGATCGCCGCCATGCAGGACGTGGCCGCCCCCGACCGCCCGCTGACCAAGATCACCGTGTCCGGCGCGGTGGTCACCGCCGCCGGCGGTGGGCTGCTGGCCCTCGGCCTGACCGGCAACGCGGGCGGCAACGCGCTGTCGGTGATCCTCGGCGGGGTGCTGCTGTCGTTCGTCGGCATGGCGCTGCTGACCCCGCTGATCAGCCGTCCGGTGGTGTCCCTGCTGGGCGCCCTGTTCGCCTGGTCGGTGCCGGGCAGGCTGGGTCGGCTCAACTCCGGGCGCAACCCGCGCCGCACGGCGATCACCGCCGCCGCCCTGATGGTCGGCATCGCCCTCGTCACCGGAGTGACGGTGATCCTCGGCTCCGCCAAGTCCAGCATCGCCGCCCAGGCGGAGGACACCGTCGACGCGCAGCTGGTGGTCTCCGGGGCGCAGACGGGGCCGCGGCTGCCGACGTTCGACCCGGCCGTGGTCGACCGGGCCGCCGCGCTGCCCGGCGTGAACGCGGCGGTGGGCGCCTACAACGACCTGGCGTACGTCGACGGCGACCTGACGTACGTCAACGCGGTGACCGACCTGGCGGCGATGGCGAAGATCTACCACACCACCCCGCAGTCCGGAACGGTGGCGCCCCTGCGCCCGGACCAGGTGGCGCTGAGCGTCTCCGGCGCCGAGAAGCTGCGCAAGTCCGTGGGTGACCGGCTGACCGTCCAGTTCGCCCGCGGGGAGGGGCAGCAGGCGTACACGGTGACGGCGATCCTGCCGGACGACCGGACGATCGGGTCGATCCTGCTGCCGAAGGAGGCCGCCGTCGCCTTCACCAACCCGCAGCCGTTCTCGGCGCTGGTGCAGCTGACCCCGGGCACCCCGGTGTCGCAGGTGCAGCCGCAGCTGGAGGCGCTGGTCGCCGACAGCCCCGAGGTGTCGGTGGTCGACCGCGCCAGCTACATCGAGCAGCAGACCAGCGGCTTCGACACGCTGCTCACGATGATTCAGATCCTGCTGGCGCTGGCGATCGTGATCGCCGTCCTCGGCATCGTCAACACCCTGGCGCTGTCCGTGCTGGAGCGTACCCGGGAGCTGGGCCTGCTGCGGGCGATCGGGCTGCGCCGGGCGCAGACCATGCGGATGATCACCGTGGAGGCCGTGGTGATCTCGGTCTTCGGCGCGCTGCTCGGCGTCGCGGTCGGCACGGGTCTCGGCGCCGCCGTGGTCGAGGCGCTCAAGGACGAGGGAATCACCGACCTGGTGCTGCCCTGGAACCAGATGGGCCTCTTCCTCGGGCTGGCCGCGCTGGTCGGGGTCGTCGCCGCGGCGCTGCCGGCGATCCGCGCGGCGCGGATCAACGTCCTGGGCGCGATCGCCCACGACTGA
- a CDS encoding ABC transporter ATP-binding protein — MTATVGRQAHAARASDVWKVYGSGEAQVVALRGVSAEFERGRFTAIMGPSGSGKSTLMHCLAGLDSVTRGTVSIGDTTVTGLGDSGLTKLRRDQVGFIFQQFNLLPTLTAKENILLPMSIAGRRPDPAWYDTVIDTVGLRDRLDHRPAQLSGGQQQRVACARALVARPEVIFADEPTGNLDSRSGAEVLNFLRNSVREHGQTIVMVTHDPTAAAYADRVVFLADGQIVSELIEPTADTVLDTMKKLDTPTEVGN, encoded by the coding sequence TTGACCGCGACGGTAGGCCGGCAGGCGCACGCGGCCCGGGCGAGCGACGTGTGGAAGGTGTACGGCAGCGGCGAGGCGCAGGTCGTCGCGCTGCGGGGGGTGAGCGCCGAGTTCGAGCGGGGGCGGTTCACCGCGATCATGGGCCCGTCCGGGTCGGGCAAGTCGACCCTGATGCACTGCCTGGCCGGGCTGGACTCGGTCACCCGGGGCACGGTGTCGATCGGCGACACCACCGTGACGGGGCTGGGCGACTCCGGGCTGACGAAGCTGCGCCGGGACCAGGTGGGCTTCATCTTCCAGCAGTTCAACCTGCTGCCCACGCTCACCGCGAAGGAGAACATCCTGCTGCCGATGTCGATCGCCGGCCGCAGGCCGGACCCGGCCTGGTACGACACGGTGATCGACACGGTCGGGCTGCGCGACCGGCTGGACCACCGGCCGGCGCAGCTGTCCGGTGGCCAGCAGCAGCGGGTCGCGTGCGCCCGGGCGCTGGTCGCCCGCCCCGAGGTGATCTTCGCCGACGAGCCGACCGGCAACCTCGACTCCCGCTCCGGCGCCGAGGTGCTGAACTTCCTGCGCAACTCCGTCCGCGAGCACGGCCAGACCATCGTCATGGTCACCCACGACCCGACCGCCGCCGCGTACGCCGACCGGGTGGTCTTCCTCGCCGACGGGCAGATCGTCTCCGAGCTGATCGAGCCGACCGCCGACACGGTGCTGGACACGATGAAGAAGCTCGACACGCCCACCGAGGTGGGCAACTGA
- a CDS encoding HAD family hydrolase, producing MLFDMDGTLVDSEKLWDVALQELAAVYGGTLSGAARKAMIGTSMADSMRLLHEDLGQPHRDPRASADWIHERIMDLFRSGLRWRPGALALLGAVRAAGVPTALVTSSVRPLVEVALDTLGRDSFDVVVCGDEVDEAKPHPEPYLTAARLLGVPIARCVAIEDSPAGVASALAAGAAVLAVPVEVPIAPADGVRQLESLTGADLELLCALLGEPPA from the coding sequence GTGCTCTTCGACATGGACGGCACCCTGGTCGACAGCGAGAAGCTGTGGGACGTCGCGTTGCAGGAGCTGGCGGCGGTGTACGGGGGCACGCTGTCCGGCGCCGCGCGCAAGGCGATGATCGGGACCAGCATGGCCGACTCGATGCGGTTGCTGCACGAGGACCTGGGCCAGCCGCACCGGGACCCGCGGGCCAGCGCCGACTGGATCCACGAGCGGATCATGGACCTGTTCCGCAGCGGTCTGCGGTGGCGGCCCGGCGCGCTGGCCCTACTGGGGGCGGTCCGCGCGGCCGGCGTCCCGACCGCCCTGGTCACCTCCAGCGTCCGGCCGCTGGTCGAGGTCGCACTGGACACCCTGGGGCGGGACAGCTTCGACGTCGTGGTGTGCGGCGACGAGGTCGACGAGGCCAAGCCGCACCCCGAGCCGTACCTGACGGCCGCCCGGCTGCTCGGGGTGCCGATCGCCCGCTGCGTGGCGATCGAGGACTCCCCGGCGGGGGTGGCCAGCGCGCTCGCCGCCGGCGCGGCGGTGCTGGCCGTGCCGGTGGAGGTGCCGATCGCGCCGGCCGACGGCGTACGCCAGCTGGAGAGCCTGACCGGCGCGGACCTGGAGCTGCTCTGCGCGCTGCTCGGCGAGCCGCCGGCCTGA
- the metH gene encoding methionine synthase, with product MRTSFLDVLSDRILVADGAMGTMLQAADLTLDDFDGHEGCNEVLNATRPDVVRGVHDAYLAAGADCVETNTFGANLPNLAEYGIAARIRELSEAGARLAREAADAYATPEQPRYVLGSMGPGTKLPTLGHAAYASLRDAYLQNAAGLIEGGADALIIETCQDLLQVKAAVVGSKRAMAELGRDVPIICHVAVETTGTMLLGSEIGAALTAIEPLGVDLIGLNCSTGPAEMGEHLRYLSQYSRIPLSVMPNAGLPVLTADGAYFPLTPEEMADALDRFVTEYGVSLVGGCCGSTPEHIRVLVQRLRGRTPVAREPRSEAGVASIYHHVPFAQEASVLMVGERTNANGSKAFRDAMLAADWQACVDIARGQARDGSHLLDLCVDYVGRDGTVDMRELAGRFATASTLPIMLDSTEPAVIEAGLEMLGGRCVVNSVNFEDGDGPDSRYARVMPVVKEHGAAVVALLIDEEGQARTKDWKVRVAARLIEDLTGRWGLRREDILIDALTFPIATGQEETRRDGIETIEAIREITRRYPGVNFTLGISNVSFGLNPAARQVLNSVFLHECGQAGLTSAIVHASKILPMAKIPEEQREVALDLVYDRRREGYDPVQRFIEIFEGVDAASARASRAEELAALPLDERLRRRIVDGERKGLEADLDAAMAGGRSALSIINDLLLDGMKVVGELFGSGQMQLPFVLQSAEVMKTAVAYLEPHMEKTDDDGKGRIVLATVKGDVHDIGKNLVDIILSNNGYEVVNIGIKQPINAILEAAEEHRADAIGMSGLLVKSTVIMKENLAEMAARGVAERWPVLLGGAALTRAYVEDDLRALFPGQVHYARDAFEGLTLMDRVMVAKRGGAPVVDPEREAALAARRERRERQRAVVREALPELDDASVRSDVAVDVEVPTPPFFGTRVVKGVPLAEYAALLDERATFLGQWGLRGARGGKGPSYEELVETEGRPRLRYWLDRLTADKVLEAAVVYGYFPAYSEGNDLVVLDENGSAERARFSFPRQRQERRLCLADYFRPRGDALDVVALQLVTVGQPISEYTAKMFAGNEYRDYLEVHGLSVQLTEALAEYWHRRIRSELTLPGDRTVADEDPADVAGLLRTDYRGCRYAFGYPACPDLEDRAKIVGLLGAERIGVQLSEEFQLVPEQATDAIVVHHPEANYFNAR from the coding sequence TCGAGACGAACACGTTCGGGGCGAATCTGCCGAACCTCGCCGAGTACGGCATCGCGGCCCGGATCCGTGAGCTCTCCGAGGCGGGGGCCCGGCTGGCTCGCGAGGCTGCGGACGCGTACGCCACGCCCGAGCAGCCCCGCTACGTCCTTGGCTCGATGGGGCCGGGCACGAAGCTGCCCACGCTGGGGCACGCGGCGTACGCGTCGCTGCGGGACGCGTACCTGCAGAACGCCGCCGGCCTGATCGAGGGCGGGGCGGACGCGCTGATCATCGAGACCTGTCAGGACCTGCTCCAGGTCAAGGCCGCGGTCGTCGGGTCGAAGCGGGCGATGGCCGAGCTGGGGCGGGACGTGCCGATCATCTGCCACGTCGCCGTCGAGACCACCGGCACCATGCTCCTGGGCAGTGAGATCGGGGCGGCGCTGACCGCGATCGAGCCGCTCGGGGTCGACCTGATCGGCCTGAACTGCTCGACCGGCCCGGCGGAGATGGGCGAGCACCTGCGCTACCTGTCGCAGTACTCCCGGATCCCGCTGTCCGTGATGCCGAACGCGGGGCTGCCCGTGCTGACCGCGGACGGGGCGTACTTCCCGCTGACCCCGGAGGAGATGGCCGACGCCCTGGACCGGTTCGTCACCGAGTACGGCGTCTCGCTGGTGGGCGGCTGCTGCGGCAGCACCCCCGAGCACATCCGGGTGCTCGTGCAGCGCCTGCGGGGCCGGACGCCGGTCGCCCGGGAGCCGCGTTCCGAGGCGGGCGTCGCCTCGATCTACCACCACGTCCCGTTCGCGCAGGAGGCGAGCGTGCTGATGGTGGGCGAGCGCACCAACGCCAACGGGTCCAAGGCGTTCCGGGACGCCATGCTCGCCGCCGACTGGCAGGCCTGTGTGGACATCGCCCGTGGTCAGGCCCGTGACGGTTCGCACCTGCTGGACCTGTGCGTCGACTACGTCGGGCGGGACGGCACGGTCGACATGCGGGAGCTGGCCGGGCGCTTCGCCACCGCCAGCACGCTGCCGATCATGCTGGACTCCACGGAGCCGGCGGTGATCGAGGCCGGGCTGGAGATGCTCGGCGGGCGCTGCGTGGTCAACTCGGTCAACTTCGAGGACGGCGACGGCCCGGACTCCCGCTACGCCCGGGTGATGCCGGTCGTCAAGGAGCACGGCGCGGCGGTGGTGGCGCTGCTCATCGACGAGGAGGGGCAGGCCCGCACGAAGGACTGGAAGGTGCGGGTCGCGGCCCGGCTGATCGAGGACCTGACCGGCAGGTGGGGGCTGCGCCGGGAGGACATCCTGATCGACGCGCTGACCTTCCCGATCGCCACCGGGCAGGAGGAGACGCGCCGCGACGGCATCGAGACCATCGAGGCGATCCGGGAGATCACCCGCCGCTACCCGGGGGTGAACTTCACCCTCGGCATCTCGAACGTGTCGTTCGGCCTCAACCCCGCGGCGCGGCAGGTGCTCAACTCGGTGTTCCTGCACGAGTGCGGGCAGGCCGGGTTGACCTCGGCGATCGTGCACGCGAGCAAGATCCTGCCGATGGCGAAGATCCCCGAGGAGCAGCGCGAGGTCGCCCTGGACCTGGTCTACGACCGGCGCCGCGAGGGGTACGACCCGGTGCAGCGGTTCATCGAGATCTTCGAGGGCGTGGACGCGGCGTCGGCGCGGGCCTCCCGGGCCGAGGAGTTGGCGGCGCTGCCGCTGGACGAGCGGCTCAGGCGGCGGATCGTCGACGGCGAGCGCAAGGGCCTGGAGGCCGACCTGGACGCGGCGATGGCCGGTGGCCGGTCCGCGCTGTCGATCATCAACGACCTGCTGCTGGACGGCATGAAGGTGGTCGGTGAGCTGTTCGGCTCGGGCCAGATGCAGCTGCCGTTCGTGCTCCAGTCGGCCGAGGTGATGAAGACCGCGGTGGCCTACCTGGAGCCGCACATGGAGAAGACCGACGACGACGGCAAGGGCCGGATCGTGCTGGCGACCGTGAAGGGCGACGTGCACGACATCGGCAAGAACCTGGTGGACATCATCCTGTCCAACAACGGCTACGAGGTCGTCAACATCGGCATCAAGCAGCCGATCAACGCGATCCTGGAGGCGGCCGAGGAGCACCGGGCCGACGCCATCGGGATGTCCGGGCTGCTGGTCAAGAGCACGGTCATCATGAAGGAGAACCTGGCCGAGATGGCCGCGCGGGGCGTCGCCGAGCGCTGGCCGGTGCTGCTCGGCGGGGCGGCGCTGACCCGCGCGTACGTGGAGGACGACCTGCGGGCGCTGTTCCCCGGTCAGGTGCACTACGCGCGGGACGCGTTCGAGGGGCTGACCCTGATGGACCGGGTGATGGTGGCCAAGCGGGGTGGGGCCCCGGTGGTGGACCCGGAGCGGGAGGCGGCCCTGGCGGCGCGGCGGGAGCGCCGGGAGCGGCAGCGGGCGGTCGTCCGGGAGGCGCTGCCGGAGCTGGACGACGCGTCGGTGCGCTCGGACGTGGCCGTCGATGTGGAGGTGCCCACTCCGCCGTTCTTCGGCACCCGGGTGGTGAAGGGCGTGCCGTTGGCGGAGTACGCGGCGCTGCTGGACGAGCGGGCGACGTTCCTGGGCCAGTGGGGGCTGCGCGGGGCGCGGGGCGGCAAGGGCCCGTCGTACGAGGAGCTGGTGGAGACGGAGGGGCGGCCTCGGCTGCGGTACTGGCTGGACCGGCTGACCGCCGACAAGGTGCTCGAGGCGGCGGTGGTCTACGGATACTTCCCGGCGTACTCGGAGGGCAACGACCTGGTGGTGCTGGACGAGAACGGGAGCGCGGAGCGGGCCCGGTTCTCGTTCCCGCGGCAGCGGCAGGAGCGGCGGCTGTGCCTGGCCGACTACTTCCGGCCGCGGGGTGACGCGCTGGACGTGGTGGCGTTGCAGCTGGTCACGGTCGGGCAGCCGATCAGCGAGTACACGGCGAAGATGTTCGCCGGCAACGAGTACCGCGACTACCTGGAGGTGCATGGCCTGTCGGTGCAGCTCACGGAGGCCCTGGCGGAGTACTGGCACCGGCGGATCCGGTCGGAGCTGACGCTGCCGGGCGACCGTACGGTGGCCGACGAAGACCCGGCGGACGTGGCGGGTCTGCTGCGTACGGACTACCGGGGCTGCCGGTACGCGTTCGGCTACCCGGCGTGCCCCGACCTGGAGGACCGGGCGAAGATCGTGGGGCTGCTGGGCGCGGAGCGGATCGGGGTGCAGCTGTCGGAGGAGTTCCAGCTGGTGCCGGAGCAGGCCACGGACGCGATCGTGGTGCACCACCCGGAGGCGAACTACTTCAACGCCAGGTGA
- a CDS encoding neutral zinc metallopeptidase translates to MTARCVQPGRVVGAAERRPWASLAGLLAALVLTGGCVVGGADQDQPGQSRPERPRQSAPSGADGTRADGSTSVAEFTKDFEVAVDKAELYWTAQFRASGRRFQPIRRIVPYQREGEVACGGQALPRNNAVYCSDGDFIAYDVRWSVAAFRQVGDAFLYYLLGHEYAHGVQVRLGIRYDFTIQQELQADCMAGAYLGGSIQARQLELEDGDLDEFREGLLAVGDDPDQPWFAEGAHGTAEQRTDYFFRGYESGLSACGLS, encoded by the coding sequence GTGACGGCACGCTGCGTTCAGCCGGGACGAGTCGTCGGCGCGGCGGAACGTCGGCCCTGGGCCTCGCTGGCCGGCCTGCTGGCCGCGCTCGTGCTGACCGGCGGGTGCGTCGTCGGCGGGGCGGACCAGGACCAGCCGGGGCAGTCCCGCCCCGAGCGGCCCCGGCAGAGCGCCCCGTCCGGCGCCGACGGCACCCGCGCCGACGGCAGCACCAGCGTCGCCGAGTTCACCAAGGACTTCGAGGTCGCGGTGGACAAGGCGGAGCTGTACTGGACCGCCCAGTTCCGGGCCTCGGGCCGGCGGTTCCAGCCGATCCGGCGGATCGTCCCGTACCAGCGCGAGGGCGAGGTCGCGTGCGGCGGGCAGGCGCTGCCCCGCAACAACGCGGTCTACTGCTCGGACGGCGACTTCATCGCGTACGACGTCAGGTGGTCGGTGGCGGCGTTCCGGCAGGTCGGCGACGCGTTCCTGTACTACCTGCTCGGCCACGAGTACGCCCACGGCGTGCAGGTGCGCCTCGGCATCCGCTACGACTTCACCATCCAGCAGGAGTTGCAGGCCGACTGCATGGCCGGGGCGTACCTGGGCGGCTCGATCCAGGCCCGGCAGTTGGAGCTGGAGGACGGCGACCTCGACGAGTTCCGGGAGGGCCTCCTCGCCGTCGGCGACGACCCCGACCAGCCGTGGTTCGCCGAGGGCGCGCACGGCACCGCCGAGCAGCGCACCGACTACTTCTTCCGGGGGTACGAGTCCGGCCTGTCCGCCTGCGGCCTGAGCTGA
- a CDS encoding aminoglycoside adenylyltransferase family protein encodes MSDSGRAADTGATDQLRGIVGLVGDVLGEAVVGAYLHGSAVLGGLRPASDVDVLVVSRRSMDDTERRALLDGLYRVSGSRVGARPVELTVVVRSEVRPWRFPPTGDFLYGEWLRAEFEAGVTPRPEPMPDLALLVTMVLAGDRPLAGPPPARVLAAVPRADLLRASVAGIPGLLGDLDGDTRNVLLTLARVWSTLATGEIRPKDAAADWVLARLPPEHRPVLRHARELYLTRGYADETWSDELTARVRPHVDRVLAEIGRLSQR; translated from the coding sequence ATGAGTGATTCCGGCCGGGCGGCCGACACGGGCGCGACGGATCAGCTCCGGGGGATCGTGGGGCTGGTCGGCGACGTGCTGGGCGAGGCGGTGGTCGGCGCGTACCTCCACGGTTCCGCCGTGCTCGGCGGGCTCAGGCCGGCCAGCGATGTGGACGTCCTCGTCGTGTCGCGCCGGAGCATGGACGACACCGAGCGGCGGGCGCTCCTCGACGGGCTGTACCGGGTCTCCGGCTCCCGGGTCGGGGCCCGCCCGGTCGAGCTCACCGTGGTGGTGCGGTCCGAGGTGCGCCCGTGGCGGTTCCCGCCGACCGGCGACTTCCTGTACGGCGAGTGGCTGCGCGCCGAGTTCGAGGCCGGCGTGACGCCTCGGCCGGAGCCGATGCCGGACCTGGCGCTGCTGGTCACGATGGTGCTGGCCGGTGACCGCCCCCTGGCCGGCCCGCCGCCTGCCCGGGTGCTGGCCGCCGTCCCGCGCGCGGATCTGCTCCGGGCGAGTGTGGCGGGGATCCCCGGCCTGCTCGGCGACCTCGACGGCGACACCCGCAACGTCCTGCTGACGCTCGCCCGCGTCTGGTCGACCCTCGCGACCGGCGAGATCAGGCCCAAGGACGCCGCCGCCGACTGGGTCCTCGCCCGGCTGCCGCCGGAGCACCGCCCGGTCCTGCGGCACGCGCGGGAGCTGTATCTGACCCGCGGGTACGCCGACGAGACGTGGAGCGACGAGTTGACGGCCCGGGTGCGGCCGCACGTGGACCGGGTGCTGGCCGAGATCGGCCGGCTGTCGCAGCGCTGA